A portion of the Pan troglodytes isolate AG18354 chromosome 10, NHGRI_mPanTro3-v2.0_pri, whole genome shotgun sequence genome contains these proteins:
- the TRPV4 gene encoding transient receptor potential cation channel subfamily V member 4 isoform X5, protein MADSSEGPRTGPGEVAELPGDESGTPGGEAFPLSSLANLFEGEDGSLSPSPADASRPAGPGDGRPNLRMKFQGAFRKGVPNPIDLLESTLYESSVVPGPKKAPMDSLFDYGTYRHHPSDNKRWRKKIIEKQPQSPKAPAPQPPPILKVFNRPILFDIVSRGSTADLDGLLPFLLTHKKRLTDEEFREPSTGKTCLPKALLNLSNGRNDTIPVLLDIAERTGNMREFINSPFRDIYYRGQTALHIAIERRCKHYVELLVAQGADVHAQARGRFFQPKDEGGYFYFGELPLSLAACTNQPHIVNYLTENPHKKADMRRQDSRGNTVLHALVAIADNTRENTKFVTKMYDLLLLKCARLFPDSNLEAVLNNDGLSPLMMAAKTGKIGIFQHIIRREVTDEDTRHLSRKFKDWAYGPVYSSLYDLSSLDTCGEEASVLEILVYNSKIENRHEMLAVEPINELLRDKWRKFGAVSFYINVVSYLCAMVIFTLTAYYQPLEGTPPYPYRTTVDYLRLAGEVITLFTGVLFFFTNIKDLFMKKCPGVNSLFIDGSFQLLYFIYSVLVIVSAALYLAGIEAYLAVMVFALVLGWMNALYFTRGLKLTGTYSIMIQKILFKDLFRFLLVYLLFMIGYASALVSLLNPCANMKVCNEDQTNCTVPTYPSCRDSETFSTFLLDLFKLTIGMGDLEMLSSTKYPVVFIILLVTYIILTFVLLLNMLIALMGETVGQVSKESKHIWKLQSGRRKL, encoded by the exons ATGGCGGATTCCAGCGAAGGCCCCCGCACGGGGCCCGGGGAGGTGGCTGAGCTCCCCGGGGATGAGAGTGGCACCCCAGGTGGGGAGgcttttcctctctcctccctggccAATCTGTTTGAGGGGGAGGATGGCTCCCTTTCGCCCTCACCGGCTGATGCCAGTCGCCCTGCTGGCCCAGGCGATGGGCGACCAAATCTGCGCATGAAGTTCCAGGGCGCCTTCCGCAAGGGGGTGCCCAACCCCATCGATCTGCTGGAGTCCACCCTATATGAGTCCTCCGTGGTGCCTGGGCCCAAGAAAGCACCCATGGACTCACTGTTTGACTACGGCACCTATCGTCACCACCCCAGTGACAACAAGAGGTGGAGGAAGAAGATCATAGA gaagcagccgCAGAGCCCCAAAGCCCCTGCCCCTCAGCCGCCCCCCATCCTCAAAGTCTTCAACCGGCCTATCCTCTTTGACATCGTGTCCCGGGGCTCCACTGCTGACCTGGACGGGCTGCTCCCATTCTTGCTGACCCACAAGAAACGCCTAACTGATGAGGAGTTTCGAG AGCCATCTACGGGGAAGACCTGCCTGCCCAAGGCCTTGCTGAACCTGAGCAACGGCCGCAACGACACCATCCCTGTGCTGCTGGACATCGCGGAGCGCACCGGCAACATGCGGGAGTTCATTAACTCGCCCTTCCGTGACATCTACTATCGAG GTCAGACAGCCCTGCACATCGCCATTGAGCGTCGCTGCAAACACTATGTGGAACTTCTCGTGGCCCAGGGAGCTGACGTCCACGCCCAGGCCCGTGGGCGCTTCTTCCAGCCCAAGGATGAGGGGGGCTACTTCTACTTTG GGGAGCTGCCCCTGTCGCTGGCTGCCTGCACCAACCAGCCCCACATTGTCAACTACCTGACGGAGAACCCCCACAAGAAGGCGGACATGCGGCGCCAGGACTCGCGAGGCAACACAGTGCTGCACGCGCTGGTGGCCATTGCTGACAACACCCGTGAGAACACCAAGTTCGTTACCAAGATGTACGACCTGCTGCTGCTCAAGTGTGCCCGCCTCTTCCCCGACAGCAACCTGGAGGCCGTGCTCAACAACGACGGCCTCTCGCCCCTTATGATGGCTGCCAAGACGGGCAAGATTGGG ATCTTTCAGCACATCATCCGGCGGGAGGTGACGGATGAGGACACACGGCACCTGTCCCGCAAGTTCAAGGACTGGGCCTATGGGCCAGTGTATTCCTCGCTTTATGACCTCTCCTCCCTGGACACGTGTGGGGAAGAGGCCTCCGTGCTGGAGATCCTGGTGTACAACAGCAAGATTGAG AACCGCCACGAGATGCTGGCTGTGGAGCCCATCAATGAACTGCTGCGGGACAAGTGGCGCAAGTTCGGGGCCGTCTCCTTCTACATCAACGTGGTCTCCTACCTGTGTGCCATGGTCATCTTCACTCTCACCGCCTACTACCAGCCGCTGGAGGGCACA CCGCCGTACCCTTACCGCACCACGGTGGACTACCTGCGGCTGGCTGGCGAGGTCATTACGCTCTTCACTGGGGTCCTGTTCTTCTTCACCAAC ATCAAAGACTTGTTCATGAAGAAATGCCCTGGAGTGAATTCTCTCTTCATTGATGGCTCCTTCCAGCTGCTCTA CTTCATCTACTCTGTCCTGGTGATCGTCTCAGCAGCCCTCTACCTGGCAGGGATCGAGGCCTACCTGGCCGTGATGGTCTTTGCCCTGGTCCTGGGCTGGATGAATGCCCTTTACTTCACCCGTGGGCTGAAGCTGACGGGGACCTATAGCATCATGATCCAGAAG ATTCTCTTCAAGGACCTTTTCCGATTCCTGCTCGTCTACTTGCTCTTCATGATTGGCTATGCTTCAG CCCTGGTCTCCCTCCTGAACCCGTGTGCCAACATGAAGGTGTGCAATGAGGACCAGACCAACTGCACAGTGCCCACTTACCCCTCGTGCCGCGACAGCGAGACCTTCAGCACCTTCCTCCTGGACCTGTTTAAGCTGACCATCGGCATGGGCGACCTGGAGATGCTGAGCAGCACCAAGTACCCCGTGGTCTTCATCATCCTGCTGGTGACCTACATCATCCTCACCTTTGTGCTGCTCCTCAACATGCTCATTGCCCTCATGGGCGAGACAGTGGGCCAGGTCTCCAAGGAGAGCAAGCACATCTGGAAGCTGCAG AGCGGCAGGCGCAAGCTGTGA